CTGCTGCCGCTGTCCAGCAGTTCTCGGTAGCGAGCGATCAGGAACAGGCAGTAGTCCACGCCGGCCCCGTACACCAAAACCGTGACATACGGTTCGATGCCGGTGAAGACACGAATCCAACCCAGCTCAGCACCAATCGCCAGCAGGTTTAATGATAGTGCCGTCGCGACGGCCACTGTCAGCAACGGCACCAGAGCCAGCAGGGGCGCTCGATACATCCCCAGCAACAAAACAACAACAAGAATAACAGTCCATCGTTCGGTCGACTCGGCGCTCTCGTTCGCTTCTCTGATGGCGTCGCGTCCATATGTGGCGGTACCGCTAAACGTGATGTCCAGGCCAGGCGGGATCGCATCATCAGAATCGGACTCGCCGTCTTCCGCATTGTCTTCGGAAGGTCGCACCGCCACGCGTCGCCATGCCGCGATCTCCTGTTCGATTTGTTCGATCAGTTCTTCGTTGTCCTGATCAAGGAACTCAGTCTGCAATTCCAACACGATCAAAGACGCTTTGCGGTCCAGGCTTGTGTACAGTGGCCCGATATTCGGCGTCCCGCGCCACACCAGTTTTCGCACCAGCAATGGTCTGGAATTATCACGTTCCTCTGGCGGCAGTGCTTCACCGGTAACACGGTCCAGTTGAAATCGCCTGCTCAGACGCGGAATCAATGAGTCATTGATGAATCCCAAGTCTTCCTGCCGCAGCCCTTCGTCGGATGTTTCCCGCCGCACGACCAACACGACATTGCTAAAGACTGTCGCATCGGGGAAGTATTTTCGGAACAGCCGCTGAGCTTCGATGCTGGGCGAATCCTCGGGCAGAAAAGCAAATTCACCGTTTTCCGCGACGTCGGACCATTTCGGCACGTAGACAAACGAAACGACCAAAGCCAGAACCCACATTGCGACAATGCTGGCTGAGTGCCTGGTTGCAAATTTCCCTAACGCCTGAAACAAGCTGGTGCCGTTCGTCGCGAGTTGATGTGTCTAGGCCAACTGCCCGTCCCTCCACCATAACGGCAGCTCGCGGAAAATGCGGCCGATCGCCTCGGCGGCTTTCGCCGCAACCGAGACACAGAAGGCAGCATTTTGGTCCTCCGCTGGCACGAAAAGTAACGCCGTTGACCACCAAATTCAACGAACCTCGGTCACCCCACCACCGACCAGACAGAATGGCGATGGTGGCGGCCACAATTCGTGGACACAAGGTCAGGTCCTGTCAGGCAGGCGATTTTCACGAACTGTGATCCTCGCCAACTTGAGCAGTTTCCCTTTTGTTGTGGACGGTTTGGGCTCGTGGGAAACAGCCTTCACAGTCCGAAATGTTTGTTCCGCGGCCACAAGTCAGCGAGATTCGCTTTAAGGACGCCTTCAATTCCCGAATTTCACTGACTTTGTTTGTTACGAAAGTGGTTTTCCAACGTCCCACCTCCGGCGCGCCCAGGCAATTAACAGGTGCGTTTTATGTCTAACGGCAGGGACATCGCTGATGAGGAGTTGCTGGAACAGTGTCGGATCACTCAAATATTCTTCAATCGCCAGCTTGCCTACGGCCATTCGCCAAGGGTCGCGTACGCCAATGCGATACGACTATTAAGCCGCGTATGCGTGTTCGCGTGGGAATCAATCAGCTTGGACCCTGATCACAACCGAATCCGCCCTCAGTTGCCTCAACCCGCAGGCCGTGCGCCTGCCGGCGCTACTGCGATCCCCGACAAGCCTGAAGAAGCCCGTTCCGACGCACAGGGAACTTACAAATCCGGCTCAGACTATGTTCGGGCAGATGAAGCGTGAGCCGTCATAAACCGGTAGCCATGTCGAACACTCGAAGCATGCTCGAGTCATATTTCGCCCGGTATGGCGCGCTGTGGCAGCAAGTTTCCAGATCACGCCGAATGCTGAAGTTGGTGACCCCAGGAATGCAGCGGGGCTCGAGGTTTTTGAAATGAACTCCGCAGTCGGTCAGCGCGCCCGCGACGGCTGAGCGGCGGGCAATGACGTTCATACCTCTTAAAATTCGCCCACAACGTTGCCGTCGTTGCGTTGGCCGAGGTTTCGCCATGTTCCCAGGTCAATGTTCTCGCTGATGCTGCGAACCGAGCCGTCCATCAGCAGCGAGTTGACGACGCCAATGTGCCAACTGCGAGAAGTGACAGCCGCGTATGTTGGCGTGGTGCAGGTCTTATCTTCGCGACAGGATGTGTAGTCACCTTCCTCGGGGCGATCGCCTCCGGGCACAAGAACTTTACTGTTTGGCGGAAGCGTTGTCGTAAATCCTGTTTGGTGGACGCGTCCGTCAACCCATTCTGTGTGACCACTGTTCGCTTTGTTGCTGCCACCGCCTGCAATCAGCGCTTCTACATCGACGGGCGCCGATGGAACGGTGGCGGTTCCCTGGTCTCCATCGCGGTTGTAGGGAGTAAACGCTTTCACTTCGGAAAAGCCGAGCGTGTTACTGGTGCCGTCGGTGAAATGCTGTGTGCCAAAATTCGAATTCGGCGCGAAGGCACCGTCGCCGGTTTGGCGAGTTGCGTTGGTCCAGACACGCCATGTGCCGCCGTTGTAGCCGTACGTGATGGGATAGTGCTCAGCCACACCGCTGCTGCTAGTGCGTTGACGATCATTCACTTCGCTGGGGCAAATGTACGCCTTCATCCGCTGAATCGCGATGCCGTCGTTAACGCCCGAGGGGTCTTCGTACGATCGCGACAGGTCCGCCTGCTGATACAGGTTACTTTCTTCCAGGTATGGCATCAGCCGCGCGAGAATCGACCATTCTCCGCCGGGAGTATTGGTCGTACTGACATCAGACACGAAGGCCGGCGGAAACGCGGAATAGGTGTCCAGATAGTTGTGCAACGCCAGGCCGACTTGCTTGAGGTTATTCTTACACTGGATTCGTCGAGCGGCTTCGCGGGCCTGCTGGACAGCGGGCAGCAGCAGGGCGATCAGGATCGCAATGATGGCGATCACGACAAGCAGCTCAATTAACGTGAAACCTGCTTTTCGGTCGGCACGATTACGAGTTTTCATAGCGTTTTCCAGCTCAGGAATACATCAAAAGGAGTTCGCCCCTCCAGTTGGGAGGGAATCGATGGTCCGAGCGTGGCTGGCTGTTGGCTTGCTGGCTGCGGCGACTGAGACTCAGTCTCATTGACTTTCCGGGATTATCGGTACGCATTTGTGGTCGTGCAAGGCTGTCTCTGGACAATCTGCTAATTTCTCAGCGCTGCTCACGCAGCCGGCTGACAACATTCGCAATGCGAGCGGCCGCGTCTGCGATTTCGGCCTCCGTGTTCAGGTCGCTGACACTGAAACGCACGGAGCTGGTGCAGATGGCCGGTTCAATGTTCATGGCCAGCAACGCGGGCGCGGGTTCGGCCGATCCGCTCGCGCAAGTACTGCCGAGTGAGCAGGCGATGCCTTCCAGATCCAGACTCACCAGCATGGCTTCTCCGTCGACGCCGGGGAAGGCGATGCTGAGCGTGTTGGGCAAACGAGGGGCATCGCTCCCGTGAACGACAGTCGGAGCACTGCTTTCACAAAGTGCCTGCTGCAACTGATCACGCAGCTTCTGGACGCGCTGCATGCGTGCTTCGCAATCGGCGTCAAAGCATCTTAACGCCGTGGCCATGCCAGCGATCAGCGGAACGGGTTCCGTGCCAGCTCGGCGCCCCGACTCCTGATGTCCGCCTTCCAGCAACGGCGGCAACTGCACACCGCGTCGAAGCAGAAGGCCGCCAATGCCACGCGGGCCGTGAAACTTGTGAGCCCCAAATGCCAGGGCCGTGGCCTTGAGTTTGTGGAAGTTGACTGGAATTTTGCCCACGGCTTGCACGGCGTCGATTAACAGGGGTACGCGATGCTGTTCACATAGGTCAGACAACTGAGTCAGATCCTGAATCACTCCAGTTTCGTTGTGAGCCAGAATGACGCAGACGAGCTTCAATTCAGCCCACGGCAGGTTCGCGAACTGTTCGGGCTGCAGGAGTCCGGACGAATCAACCGTCAGATTCAACAGCTTCAAGCCGTTCTGGCGAGCTCGTTCGCAAGCGGCTGCAGTCGCGGGGTGCTCGCCAGCCGTCAGCGCGATGACGCCTTTGCGTCCCAGAGTCAGCCCATTGATGGCAGCGTTAATGGATTCGGTGCCGCCACTGGTAAAGATGACCTCAGTCGGATCGGCTCCCAGAATCTGCGCGATTGCATCGCGACTGTCTTCGAGAACGCGACGAGCATCGCGGCCAAAGCTGTGCTGGCTGCCAGGATTGGCGAAGGCCGTCGTCCACGCTTCTGACATCGCCTTCGCAACTTCCGGCAGAATGACGGTAGTGGCGTTATTGTCGAGGAAGATGCGGGAAGCTGACATTGAGTCCTCGCCGATTGTTGGCCGAGTATTTGCGAAAGAAGCCCGG
This DNA window, taken from Fuerstiella marisgermanici, encodes the following:
- a CDS encoding DUF1559 domain-containing protein, which gives rise to MKTRNRADRKAGFTLIELLVVIAIIAILIALLLPAVQQAREAARRIQCKNNLKQVGLALHNYLDTYSAFPPAFVSDVSTTNTPGGEWSILARLMPYLEESNLYQQADLSRSYEDPSGVNDGIAIQRMKAYICPSEVNDRQRTSSSGVAEHYPITYGYNGGTWRVWTNATRQTGDGAFAPNSNFGTQHFTDGTSNTLGFSEVKAFTPYNRDGDQGTATVPSAPVDVEALIAGGGSNKANSGHTEWVDGRVHQTGFTTTLPPNSKVLVPGGDRPEEGDYTSCREDKTCTTPTYAAVTSRSWHIGVVNSLLMDGSVRSISENIDLGTWRNLGQRNDGNVVGEF
- a CDS encoding cysteine desulfurase family protein; protein product: MSASRIFLDNNATTVILPEVAKAMSEAWTTAFANPGSQHSFGRDARRVLEDSRDAIAQILGADPTEVIFTSGGTESINAAINGLTLGRKGVIALTAGEHPATAAACERARQNGLKLLNLTVDSSGLLQPEQFANLPWAELKLVCVILAHNETGVIQDLTQLSDLCEQHRVPLLIDAVQAVGKIPVNFHKLKATALAFGAHKFHGPRGIGGLLLRRGVQLPPLLEGGHQESGRRAGTEPVPLIAGMATALRCFDADCEARMQRVQKLRDQLQQALCESSAPTVVHGSDAPRLPNTLSIAFPGVDGEAMLVSLDLEGIACSLGSTCASGSAEPAPALLAMNIEPAICTSSVRFSVSDLNTEAEIADAAARIANVVSRLREQR